TGCCCCTATGAACCACGAGAATGCTGAGAGAGCGCCAATTACGGGAGTAAGCGCGAAGACCACCGCGGGGATGGCGGAGACGAGAAACGAGACGATGGCTTTGGGGTTCCAGCCGCGTGAATAGGTGTAGTACCCCTGTTCTCTGAAAAGGTCTTGGACTACTACACGCTGTTTGCGGAGCACGTAGTAGTCGATCATGATGATCCCGAAGAGCGGTCCCACAGCGCTCCAAGTCCTCCCAGGAACAGGTTGATCACAACGGGACTGTTGAATAAGTTCCAAGGCGTTATAACGAGCGCGACCATTGCGGAGATTAGGCCACCGCGTTTGAAGTCGATCTTGGAGGGATAGGCGTTCGCGAGGTCGTAGGCCGGCGATACGAAATTCGCCACGACATTGATTCCCAGCGTTGCGACAGCGAAAGTGACCGCCCCGAGCAGAAGGGCCCAGATACTGTCGATGCGCCCGACGATCTCGACGGGGTCGTAGATGTGCTCCCCGTAGACCTTGAATGTTCCGGCCGTCACCACGACAGATACCATGGAGAAGGCTATGAAGTTCACCGGCAACCCCCAGAGATTCGCCGTGCGCACCGCTTTGCGAGATGGTGCAAAACGCGAGAAGTCGCAGAAGTTGAGCATCAGGGTGGAGAAGTAGGTCACCGTCAGCGCGATGGCGGCAAAGAAAGCATGCATGACCCCCCATTCCGCTTTCCCGCCCGGCAAATCAAACGAAATGTTCCAGCCAGCGTTGATCAGGATATACACGACCAGCAGAGCCATCACCACCCACACGGCCGGTCCTGCCCAGTCCTGGAACCTCCTGATTGTCTCCATCCCGTTTCGAAGCAGCAGAAGCTGGAGCGACCACATCAGAAGGAAGGCCAGCCACCCCAAAGTAGATTCGCCGAGAAAGTTGTTATCCGTCAGCCCCTCTAGCTCGGGCCAGATCCTCAGCGCGATGATGACGACTGCCCGGGACGCGAGCCAGGTCTGAATGCCATACCAGGCGATGGCCACCAGTGCCCGAATCAGGGCGGGCAGGTTGGCGCCGAACGTTCCAAACGCGACCCTCGCGAGCACGGGGTAGGGAACGCCTGTCTTCTGGCCAGCGAAGCCCGAAAGGTTCATTAGGAAGAAAACGACGAAGATCCCCACGACGAGTGCCAGAAAAACCTGCCAGGCTCCGAGGCCTAGCGCGAAGAGGCCGGCCGCAAAGGTGTAGCCCCCCAGCGAATGGATATCAGACATCCACATCGCGAACAGCGAGTAGAAGCCCCATGTTCGGTGTTCAGCCGGCGCGAGGTCTTCGTTGTAGAGGCGTTTGCTGGCTCCTGTGGGAATTGCTTGCGGCATTAGAGCCTACTTTCCCCAATTTCCAAACGGATACTCAATTTTTTTGTCCCACGACTATGAGGGATGTTGAATGCGTCCTGTAGTGCCAATGTACTCAGCTTGGCGATTGCAGGGTAGACCGCTCTGTCGACTCCGTCCCCGTCATCGAGCTGCAATCTCAGAGCCACCTCACCTCGGCGAACAGCGCGTTCTGGGGGCGGGGCCAGTTGACGCCAGCCAGTCGAACATGTCTTCGCCGGGGAAAGTCTGGACGTTGCGGTCGGCTTCGATGCCGCGGTGGCGGCCCGGGTTCACTTCCTGGAGGCCGGCCTGTCGGTTGGTCAGGTAGGTCGCTCTTCGCTTCTCCATGAGACGTTAGGAGAGGAGAGACCCGCCCCCATGATGTTCGTCGGTTTTCAGCAAAAGGGCACCGTAGATGCTTTGCCGGGGTCGGTCCCGTTCGGAGGCCTGCTCATCAAATTCCAACGAATCGCGCCGTCCGGGGTGGCCGCTCAAGCGAGCCCGGTTTGGGGTCGCCGAAGTAGGCAAAATAGGGTGTGCACAATGTGCACACCCTGGGCTTCGGATCGGTTCGTACTGGTGGCGGATCGGCCGGATTGCGGAGGTTTTCGGGGGAGTGGCGGAAACTCAAGGGCCGGAACCCGGTTCGAGTCCCACCTCGGGCACGCATAACCCCTCGTCAGAGGGGTTTTTGCTTTAGTGTGTGGACATTGTGCCCCGACTGATCCCTCTGATGCTGTCCGCGGTCTGTGCCTGGCGCCGCGGTCGCCTATTCGGTTATGTGGGTGGCGGGATCAGGGTCCTGGCTTGTGGGCCTTCCGCCTGCTGGGATCTAGGGCTGCTGTCGTACCTTCTTGCTGTTTATGGTGGCCAGTTGTTGGCCGTCACTCATTCATGGCCAGTAGTTGTGGTGACGACATGACGAAGACGATTTTTCTTCGAGGATCTCCCGCGGATGGCTGCTTATGCGAGCCAGGCAGAGTGCGCTCATCGCGGGTTTGTCCGGCCAAAGGGGGTGTGCACATTGTGCACACTTTCGTGCACGGGCGGCTTTTCGACCCCCATTTTGGTCCCTCCCTCCTGGTTCTGCCTTCACTAGTTCATGGAGTTCTCTATTGCCGGCGACATAACTTTGCGGCTTGGATCGTCGGTGTCGTTGAACGTTCCGGGTTCAGCGGGAACGTCTTTGGGGATATCTGTGGCTGGCGTACAAGTCGTCGACAGAGTGCAGGTGTGTGGGATCCGGACTCTCCTTCCGGGCAGCCTTGGTTTGGTTGATCCGCCTGACTTTGGTGCCCCGGGCTGGCAACGCTGCTCATTTTCCCGTCCGCGGAGCACACGCAGGAGTGAAATTCCGATCCGGGCGGGTGGGACGCGGCGGTGGAGGAGTGGCTTCGGAAGGTTCCGCCGTCGTCGTCCGTGTCCCTATGACTGCGGGCCTAGGAGGCTTCGAGTCCCCAGGGCCGGAAGGCCCGGTCTTTGTCCATGTTCCAGCCGGCGACCATTCCGGAGCCGATCATGAGGTCGCTGAGCTTGGCTAGGCGGTAGGCGGGGTCGGCTTCGAGGGCGAGTTGCAGGAACTGGTGTGCTTTGCTGCCTCGGCCTTCCCACCAATTGACGAAGGCGATGGCGGTGAGGATGGGGGCCGAGTGTTTGGTGCAGCTGTGCGTGTACGCGTGGAGCAGCAGCTGTTGTGCCCATTCGACCCGGGACCATTGAGGCCCGCCGTGTGTTTGGGCCAGGAGAACCCGGTCCATCGGTTCGTCGATTCCCGGGATGTCGGCCAAAGCTGGTCCCGGATGGCGGGGGCCTGGAAGTTGGCAATCAGGTCGATGGTCTGGTCGTCGTTGGGATAGGAGATCGCGTCCAGCATGGCTTCCCAGAGTGTTCTGGCTTGCTCGAGGGCTTCGCCCGGGTTCATCCTGTGGATGGTGTTCACGCGGTCGTCGACGGCGTCGGCTGTGCGGGATTCTTTTGTGGAGGCTGGCAGGGTGATGTGGTTTGTTGGTTTGTTGGTGCGATGGTGCGGCCGCGGTAGACGAATTCGGCGTTGATCTGGCTGGACTGGGTCGCCTTCAGTGGCAGGGATAGTCCGTCCCGGGGGTCGCCGTCGTACGGGGAGACGGTGTGGTCTCCGACGAGCAGTCCGTCGCGGATGGTCATGCCGCGTTCGGCCAGCGCGCACGTTAGTGCTGCGATGGTTGCTGCGTGCGGTTTGGGCTGACCGGGTTTCTGGGGTTCGGAGGTGTAAACGGCGAAGAGGACGCTGGCGGCGCCCGTGTCGTGGGCGAGGTAGTCGCCACTGTGCGCGCGTACCTGAGTTCGCCCTCGCGGTTGGGAAGGTCAACCCTGAGCGTTGCGCCGACGCGGTTGGCGTCCAGGGTGATGCAGACGAAGCTCTCGTGCGGCCAGAACCCGAGGGTGTGCCCGACGAAACTGAGGACGTCGGCCGGGGTTTTGATGGTGAGCGGTTCCATGTTCCTTCTCCTTCAACGACTGGCGGGCACCGGATGTGTCTGTCAGATTCAGTGCGTCGTTCTGATACACGGAGTCACCGCTGGGTTCGAGGGGCCGAAGTGCAACTTGGGGAACCGGGAACGGTTCAAAGTTCCGCGAGGATATAAGCGACGCCAGGAGCGCCGAACGAAACTTTGGATCGAGCCCGGCGCACGGCGCCCTGGTTGCGTGGAGGACCCGCCCAGCGATGATGGGGCTCAGTATGACAAACAGCGATGTTGCTTCTGGTGGTTCATGGAGGTGGGGGAGCGAGGCGGCATGACGCCAAGAGATTCTGTGGCATGCCGCAATCAAGGCTCTGCGTCCGGCGAGACGCAACCCTGCGGTTTTCCGGCCTCTTGGCCTTAGCGTCCAGGGCACTTCCGGCGAACAGGCCGAGGGTGGGGAGCTTCTCATCCATGACCGCGCCGATCGGCTGCGCGCCGTGCCAGTTCGTTGGAGAGCGGGTTATGCCGGTCCTACTGGCCGCCGGTGACGGAGACTCATTCGCGCGATGTCAGTTCTGCGGCGATGAGCTTGTCGAAGGTTTCTGAGTTGGAGACGTCGGCGCCGTGCACGACCGGCCACAGCTCATTGCCTGTTGGGATGGTTTTGGAGGTGAGCGGGAGATGCCGCGGCGGGCCAAGTGTCGGGGCCTACTTCGCGATCCTGCCCACGATCTGGCGGGCCACCAGCCGGTCGATTCCCGGCAGATGGGTGGCCCGTATGATCCACCGGCGCAGGAAGCGCTGGGTCCGGTTGGAGGGGAGGAACGAGGACGCGGCGCGCCTCCCGGCTGCCTGGGCCTCCTCGACCACGGGGCGCCAGCGTCGCTCGAACTCGGCGAGGGCTGAACTGATCCCGTCAGGCGAGGCCACGGGTCCGAGGATGTCCCCCAGCAGAGCGGCACCGGCGATTGCCAGTGAGCCGCCCTGACCCGCGAGGAGCGATACCGCCCCGCAGGCATCCCCCACGAGAACAGTCCGCGCCCGCTGCCAGCCCGGCATGACAATCTGCGCGACGACGTCGTCGTACGGACGCTCCGGGCACAGTTCAAGCAGCCGGTCGACTGCGCGGCCGAGTCCGGCGAACTCGCGACGCAGCCGGTCGCGCGGCGTACCCGGTCGCTGCCGCCCACTTGAGACGGCGCCGTCCCGGTATACCATGAAGGCCGCCACCTCGTCCGACCGGAGGCTGTAGAGCCCGGCCATCCGGTCGATGCTGTCGGTGAGGACGAACCGATTCCGGAATCGGGCATTCAGGAGCGGTTCAGTCACGATGAAGGCGGCCGCACGCATGCCTAAGGGGCGCAGGTACTCCTCTTCGGGGCCGAACACCTGGGCTCGCACTGCGGAATGAATGCCGTCAGCGCCCACGAGTACGTCCGCGGCGAACGTGACGTCCGGCGAGCCGTCGACGGCGACCCGCACGCCGTCGTCATCACTCCATACCCGGGAAACCGGCGCCCCGTAGCGGACCCGCACCCGGCCGGGGGCCACATCGTCGAGCGCGGCAAGGGCCGCGCGCTCCATATCGGGGCGCAGCAGGCTCAGGACCTTCCCGCCGGCGAGCCGCGCGAACTGGTCGTAATCGATACTGGACGTGGGGCGTCCTGCTGCATCGACATACTCGGCTGCCTCGACATGGTAGGCGACCGCTGCAAGCCGCCGGTAGAGGCCGATCCGCTCCGACGCCTCCACTCCCGGGCCAAAGAAGTCCATCATGTAGCCATCGGGGCGCGGAGCAGCCGACTTCTCAAGGATCTCAACGTCCCAGCCGGCCAAACCGAGCTGACGGGCCGCGACCAGGCCCGCAATGCCCGCTCCTACAACCACGGCCTTCATGTCCTGCCTCCAACGATCGGATCAGCCGAGCTCAAGGCCTGCCGGGGAGCCCCGGAATCCTGCCGACAGGCGCTGGCTCATTCCTAACTCGTGCCTCGCGGCCTGCCGGTGCCCGAGGCTCCCTGGTGCACCGCGCCTGCAGTTCTGTCTGGGAGAGGGACGACAAAATATCGCCCCGGAATGGGTTCCGAACCAGTGCCTTGGGGATCGTTGGTCCTTTACGCCGCTTGGCGCACGGATAGTCGATTTCGTCCTCACGATCGCCGTCGGCGTCAGAGCGGGAGCGTCGTGCAACCTCGCCGGCCGCACGCCGGCCGGGTCAGTCCGGCTGTTGATCGAAACTAAACCCACACGCGCACTTGTAGGTCAGCAGGTCGCGGCCGTTCCTTCCTGCGTACCCCTCATTCGGCAGCGATTGGTTCACACTTAACAGTTGCATGGGCTCGCCGCAGTGAATGTGTGAGGCCAGCATCCGGTGCAATTGCGGATCACCTGAGGGTCCTCCGCGTACTTCGCCCCTTGGCTGTTCGTTGTGCCGTGCACGCCGAGCGGTCCGGGATGTCTGTGGATGTGTCATCATCGTTCGTTCCTGCTCAGCGACGCGAGGAGTTCGGTGCAGGCTTGCTCACACCGCCGGCAGGCTTCAGCGCACACCTCGCAGTGGCGGTGCATGGAAGCATGCTGCCCGCATTCATCGGCGCAAATCTTGCAGGCGGCCCGGCAAGCAACCAGCACTGCACGGGTGATTTCGGCGTCGTAACTGCCGTGGCGGGAGAGGATCTTTCCGGTCGACGCGCAGATGTCTACGCAGTCAAGGTTGGCGCGGATGCACTTAGTGAGCTCGGCGACCATATCTTCACTCAGACAGGCGTCGGCGCACGCGGTGCAAGTTTGGGCGCAGTCGAAGCACGCCTGGATGCATTCGACGAGCTTAGTCTTATCGACGCTGCCCAAATCCTTGGGGTAGGCGTCCAGCATGGACTGTACATATGTCATTGGATTCTCTTTCCATGTCTAAACAGCAGGTCTTAATGAATGAAACGGCGAATCGTTTCTACGTCCTGCTGATGGAAAGCCTGACAACCGTAAGCGCCGACAGATCCGGTTCCGGAGGTACGACGCTGGAAAGAATTCCGTCACCGGGCTGCCGGTGGGTCAAAACCGGTGGGTCCACCGCGCTAGTTTTCAA
Above is a window of Arthrobacter sp. FB24 DNA encoding:
- a CDS encoding FAD-dependent monooxygenase; the protein is MKAVVVGAGIAGLVAARQLGLAGWDVEILEKSAAPRPDGYMMDFFGPGVEASERIGLYRRLAAVAYHVEAAEYVDAAGRPTSSIDYDQFARLAGGKVLSLLRPDMERAALAALDDVAPGRVRVRYGAPVSRVWSDDDGVRVAVDGSPDVTFAADVLVGADGIHSAVRAQVFGPEEEYLRPLGMRAAAFIVTEPLLNARFRNRFVLTDSIDRMAGLYSLRSDEVAAFMVYRDGAVSSGRQRPGTPRDRLRREFAGLGRAVDRLLELCPERPYDDVVAQIVMPGWQRARTVLVGDACGAVSLLAGQGGSLAIAGAALLGDILGPVASPDGISSALAEFERRWRPVVEEAQAAGRRAASSFLPSNRTQRFLRRWIIRATHLPGIDRLVARQIVGRIAK
- a CDS encoding four-helix bundle copper-binding protein; translated protein: MTYVQSMLDAYPKDLGSVDKTKLVECIQACFDCAQTCTACADACLSEDMVAELTKCIRANLDCVDICASTGKILSRHGSYDAEITRAVLVACRAACKICADECGQHASMHRHCEVCAEACRRCEQACTELLASLSRNER
- a CDS encoding NCS1 family nucleobase:cation symporter-1 — encoded protein: MPQAIPTGASKRLYNEDLAPAEHRTWGFYSLFAMWMSDIHSLGGYTFAAGLFALGLGAWQVFLALVVGIFVVFFLMNLSGFAGQKTGVPYPVLARVAFGTFGANLPALIRALVAIAWYGIQTWLASRAVVIIALRIWPELEGLTDNNFLGESTLGWLAFLLMWSLQLLLLRNGMETIRRFQDWAGPAVWVVMALLVVYILINAGWNISFDLPGGKAEWGVMHAFFAAIALTVTYFSTLMLNFCDFSRFAPSRKAVRTANLWGLPVNFIAFSMVSVVVTAGTFKVYGEHIYDPVEIVGRIDSIWALLLGAVTFAVATLGINVVANFVSPAYDLANAYPSKIDFKRGGLISAMVALVITPWNLFNSPVVINLFLGGLGALWDRSSGSS
- a CDS encoding DUF4192 family protein; translation: MADIPGIDEPMDRVLLAQTHGGPQWSRVEWAQQLLLHAYTHSCTKHSAPILTAIAFVNWWEGRGSKAHQFLQLALEADPAYRLAKLSDLMIGSGMVAGWNMDKDRAFRPWGLEAS
- a CDS encoding cytosine permease, with product MIDYYVLRKQRVVVQDLFREQGYYTYSRGWNPKAIVSFLVSAIPAVVFALTPVIGALSAFSWFIGASLAAAAHYFISRHDQTLAESIHAAAEEAQGLLRQVPSEGRKRG